The genomic segment GCCTCTGCATTCTTGAAATGTCAGGacatattttgaatctcagtctcaATCTGTTAAACCCTATAACTAAATAAGTGGTGGTATTGCCTGAGACTTGAAGTGGAGATCTGTGCACTCACCATCAGTGTTATCCAGCATTTTGTCCCTGAGTTTCAGGCTTTGCTCAAGCTGACACAAGTAACAATTACAGGTTTTTACGTCCGTCCCAACAGGGTCGCAAAGGGGAAATTTTTGGGCTCTTTCTTCTTCCATTCCTGGATCAAAAAGGAAGGGATTGAATTGTTAGTTAGTTTCACGGGGCTCCACACCAGCCTGTAAATCCTGCAGCTAAATCTCTAGACTTAAAGCATTTacctttgtttatatattttatttaaagggaggGAGTAAAGCCCAGGATGTAAGACATTCCTGGAACCAACTGACCAACCAGATAAACACAGAACACAACTTGCAATGCCTCTTAGACTATGAGTGTTTTAACATGCTACAAGTTCATATGTAGTTGAATTTCCCATTTAATATGCAGCTCTATAACACCAGGATTAAAGAAGACTGCATCAAGGAGCCCTCCACTTCAATTTTGTATCACCCACTCCTTCACAGCCCTCTTTATATAGAATCATAGAATGTAATAGATTTGAGTTACCTGTTCCACTGTCTGTGTTTTACGTTGGTAGGGAACCATCGACATCTAGTGGCATATCTTCATAACTATAGTGTGTTCTTTCTTCCACAAAACTATCGCTGACTTCTTTATTAGGCTCTGTGcctttttatgtttaatattcttattatttataataggggagtacattatccctaataatacatgactgatacccagagttccctgtatttctcagcctgcagccttgtgcctttatatggtcacagaccaccacagtgacgtctaatattcttattatttatattacatactCAAAGTACCCTGTAtttctcagcctgcagccttgtgcctttatatagtcacataactcctcagtgacttctaatatccttatcatttacagtaggttgtacattatcccttataatacatgagtgatactcagagttccctgtataactcagcctgcagccttgtgcctttatatggtcaaagaaaccctcagtgaattctaatatccttataaatttcagtagggggtacattatcccttataatacatgagttccctgtataactcaatctgcagccttgtgcctttatatcttTACAGAAAtgctcagtgacttccaatatccttatatatttattgtagggATTACATTAGATTGGGAATGAGCCTCTTCCTTATGGTAGAGCTCCTGTCTCTGCCATCTCTCTACATGAAGGAATACTTTAGAGTGCACGATAAGTTTCATCTTGCACATGCTGTAAATGGGATGCAAAGTATATAAGgatggattttaataaatttgcacaAACCTGGTTTGACGGACCACAAATTGGTCAAGGGATCTTTTTGTAGCAAATTCATCGTATTCAGTTGATACAAATCAGGATTCACCTCACGTGCAGTTGTTTTGTTTACACCATGGGCAATGTTGAGGGCTTTCGACTGCCCGTTGACTTTTAAAAACAAGTAGATATCTTTCTCTGTAAAGCCAAAAGCAACTTTGCtagaaaacataaaatgtaaaacttCTGTTTTTCTAGGCCCCTCCTCCTGAGATTTAGAACCAAAATTAAAGGGATGTTATTATTAAATAGACCAACTTCCTAAGGAGCACTTAAGGAAGGCCCAAAACAACTTTAAAGGATGGGTACTGGTACTGATATACTTACGTAGCTTTGTTAGCTTGGTCCCATGCTTTGAATTTGAAAGGCTTCTATCTGAGGAACTCTGTTCAGATGTCAGCAAATCACCTacagaataaatgaataaatgtttgTCCAAAGAATCACAAGATAACATTGTACAAAATAttgtaatgatttaaaaaatgtatttaaggcttctctataatatatatatatatccatatattctatattaatCCTTCATTTCCTGAAATGATGCTATACTCAGTTAGTCGAGCTACAAAAAACAAAGTACATTTGGTTTAGTTATAGGCTCCTATTCCTGAGACTTAGAACCAaaattaaaaggattttattattaaatagaccAACTGCCTTAGGAGCACCTAAGGATGGCCCAAGCAACTTCAAAGGACGAGTACAAAATTGGAACCAAAATAGTGATATACTTACGCGGCTTTGTTAGCTTGGTCCCTTGCTCTGCATTTGACAGCCTTCTGTCTGAGGAACTCTGTTGTTCAGATGGCAGCAAATCACCTACAGAAACAATGAAGCTTTAGCTACTGAATCACAAGATAACATCTACAAAATTTcataatgatttaaaaatgtatttagggCTCCTCCATAAATTAATTATCAGTgattatatccatataatacacaaaagccatgaatatcttgtaaattatatccttataaacggctagtgatgtcatcagttataaacggtgagtagtgatgtcatttttgtcacaactgtcattattataataaataaagtaccccttgttgaaaaatatgaggatattagaagtcacctcggagttccatgacctgtataaaaacactcttttatatggtcatggaactcctctgtgacttataatatccttatattttacaataaggggtactttattcactatatattttatattcatcttTACTAAAGTGATGCTATACTCTAATTGAGTAAACAAATTGGCCAAAGAGATTTAGGGTTGGTGCTAATTGCTGCCttaggtacccctggaactatagcagggtggctgttaccccaatgtttctatatatctgtaaccttgttatgagctaagggggcccagcctgaaggccagttagggggagatttggggtgtttatttgtgtcctgggtacccctggaactatagcaaggtgactgttaccccaatgtttctatatatctgtaaccttgttatgagttaaggggacccagcctgaaggccagttagggggagatttggggtgagtgtttatttgtgccctgggtacccctggaactctagcagggtgactgttaccccaatgtttctatatatctgtaaccttgttatgagctgagggggtccagcctgaaggccagttaaggggagatttggggtgagtgcttatttttgccctgggtacccctggaactatagcagggtgactgttaccccaatgtttctatatatctgtaaccttgttatgagctaagggggcccattcTGAAGGTTGGTTATAGGGGGGGTTAAAAACGTCTGCTGGCCTTATCCGATAAGTTAATAATTTTGTGGCCATACAAGAATTTTGTTCTGCCTGTTTTCAGGAAACTGGCTGGGTATTGGCTCACAACCACAGCATAGAGTCCTCTGAGAGGGTGTGGGTCCCTTGggatggcagccccagtgggccacGGATTCCCCAACCCCATGCTGCTGGTCTTATTAAAAATAACCAAATTAAACGATACTACAGCATTGGCTGAGTAAAGACACCCCCAACAttgtttttgtgaaacaaaaactacaccacattttttatatggactggttggaagcCACAACCAGTAAGGAACAAAACACTGAAAATTTTTTCAAGACATGGGAGACATACATAGGAACCCTACCACAACAAACCAGACATCTCACAATACATACATTTCGCTATACAACATGGTATGACACAGCGTTGCTCACGGAACACCCGATGGTCATGGAGTCATCCCAGCACCTTGGAAACCAACCGTTAAACCAACATCATACGAGTCCAACACCCCCCAGGAGCCACCAAACCAACAGATTGTTAAGTTCTTATTCATCGATTCCTATGTAGAGACTTCTTCAACTAACTTGATCTCTTATTTGAGCTGAAAGTtcaattgttactgtttttcatTTACAAACCATAACCAATCTCAGAACACAATACTTTAGAATTAATGATAGATACTGTTAATCATACATGACACTgtaattttttgtgtgaaaaccttcaataaaaacaagttttaaaaaaaaaataaccaaattaGCCAAAGAAATCCTTTAATCACAATCTATACGCTGCTTTCCAACCTTGGCTTGTGACCTGTGTGACTGACCACATCTTCTCATTGTGACTGAGTAGGTTTTTGCTTTTCATGTCGTACAAAACggagttgattttatttttttctgtctgtaaagcCTTTCCAATAGTGACAGCTTTCTGTTGTCCATTATGTTTCAGGAAGTTGTAGATCTGTTTTTCTGCAGTAGAGAGGGGGCAGAGTTATTCCAAATACAACACACAAGAGGAGGCCTATGTAGATGAAGTTGTTGCCCCTTGTTATCTGCCCACCTGATGTGCATTTACACATGCCAATCTGGGTTCATTTGGAATAGCCATATCTAAAGTCTATCTAACAGAATGGGCAGGTTTGCTTTCTATCAGTCTGTGATGTCACCTGCGAGGAAGTGCCCCAAATGTCAAGGAAGGACCTCTGCACATTGAAGGCTCCACCAAGAAATTTCCTGACAAGCCAGTCCTACTCTGATGACAAGTCATTGCTTTGCTTATTCAATACTCACCTAGCTCAGCCCTGTTCTGTACTGAAGATTCTGGGCTTTTTTGTCCTACACAGGAGAAAAGAAACATAATCTCATAATCTGGGGgcattctctttaaaaatatgtgaCCAGTATATGCTATGTTTAGATATGTTGAATGAGCTTACCGCTGTACatggtgggcccgggtgcacacgccccagaccttcagcaaggggagcaaatACCAGGAGACTTCAAAAAGAGGATGGCATAAGCCTGGACCACGAAGTAGTAGAAAAGGAGTCAGATGGTAAAAGGTTAAagaagcttacattttatttttccaaaaattaggAACcaaggcctgatgcgtttcgtgtctaccagggacacttatggtggccatagactcaaagatccgctcgtttggcgacatcaccgaacgagcggatctttccccgatatgccactaactgcgtggctatatcgggggtaattcgaacgttcggccatatggccgaacgatcgaattacgatgcgccaaggggctccgacgggtcggtcgggtaaaaatccaaccttcccgatcgatatcgtggccagatatcgatcgggaagacccgtcggaagcccccatacacgggcagataagctgtcaaatcggtccaaacgaccgatatcggcagcttttgctgcccgtgtatggccaccattagtcatAGGCTCATAGCCTCCCTgatagacacgaaacgcgtcatcccttggttcttaatttgtggaaaaataaaatgtaagctttttaaccttttactatcTGACTCCGGCTCTACTGCTTCGTGGGtctaggcttgtgccagcctttttTGAAGTCTCCAGGCATTTTCTTTAATCTTACCAGGgctaaaaagattttttcatacCAAAGATGTGACATACCAATCCCTGATGCTTGTAGCTGGCTAGAAATAGGCGTGGACGTCTCCTCTGGGGCATAGTAAATGAATTACCcccaaacaaaataaacagtactATTAACAGATattcataaagcaccaacatattctacagcactGTATAATATAAGGGTGTAGACATCAAACAAACAGATACACAAACTACCAACCAATAGAGGAGGACCTTGCTCAGCAGAATTTACAATCTAACTCTATCCAGCAGCACTGAATAATCTCCCAATGTggcttaaaagagaaacaaacccttaataaaaaaaactctacccccctaccctacatagaccccctccccccagcctagctgctaccccgggcaaatgtccctaactctttaccgACCCcttcgtgcagattctgtccagcggagttcacgggcgccatcttcttccctTTGGtcatcttcggaatgagaccatcGTAGCGGTACATGCACAGCTGGAGCTGTcggtttcgcgacaactgcgcatgcgtcaaaactcacgaaaattgcagaatcgccggtctcattctgaagattaccgaatcggttgaagatggcgcccatgaagtaaagagttaggggcatttgcctagggtagcagataggctgggggggggggttgtgtagggtagagttttttttattaagggtttgtttctcctttaaggtggccatacacatgcgagtggatctctccccaatatgcagATATCAGGGTTAATCCAATTGTCGGCTCTATGGCCCAACGATCATATCATAATGTATGGCAcacaggtggtcggatcgcgggaccgcatcaacaaacagatgcggtccgtgatccaacaggatttttacccctgcccgatcgacCAACTTTctggcagatattgatcgggggaaGCCcctcagatggccccacacaagggccaataagcagccaactcggtctgtcagcagcttttatgggcccgtgtatggccagctttagtctgaaGAGATTCAGTAATGTCAGTCTGGGGCCtcaaaggccaattaaaaagctgctaagaattagccattctataacatactaaaagctaactaaAAGGTGAATCACTGCGTTAAGGGGGCGCATTGCCTAATGAAACAAATAAGTGTAAGAAGTAGAAAGGCAAGTGCCTTACCTGACGTGCAGCTTCTCTCTGCCATGATCTGCTGATCTGTTCCAAGGGTTTCCTGCAGTGAACATGTAAATATAGATGTGACTCACACACTCGCCTCCCCTTGTGTCAGGCTGTGGAGTGGAGGAGTGAGGATTGAGAACAGAAACTGAAACTAAATGTGTTCCTAGAAATGTTGCCAGTATCATAAAGGAGCAAGAAGTGCtggaattaattaaaattaattctcTTAACTTATGCAGTTTCGTGGAGCAGCAGCCAATAGCATGTGCTTCCTGATTGCACTTGACTGATCAAAGCCAGTTTCTAATTGGTTGATACATGTTActgcagtcaattattgtgaatgAGTCTCATATAATTATGTATTCCAcagctctacagtttgtaatATAAAGGACTGCTTTAAGGTCACCATTGGCATCTAGTCTGACGATa from the Xenopus laevis strain J_2021 chromosome 9_10L, Xenopus_laevis_v10.1, whole genome shotgun sequence genome contains:
- the LOC108700918 gene encoding Z-DNA-binding protein 1, which gives rise to MHLNRLVKRETLGTDQQIMAERSCTSGQKSPESSVQNRAELEKQIYNFLKHNGQQKAVTIGKALQTEKNKINSVLYDMKSKNLLSHNEKMWSVTQVTSQGDLLPSEQQSSSDRRLSNAEQGTKLTKPRDLLTSEQSSSDRSLSNSKHGTKLTKLQKDIYLFLKVNGQSKALNIAHGVNKTTAREVNPDLYQLNTMNLLQKDPLTNLWSVKPGMEEERAQKFPLCDPVGTDVKTCNCYLCQLEQSLKLRDKMLDNTDVSQSESVAYFDNVQPENLSEISDALEKMTVAGEATNDPQR